The following DNA comes from Pseudorasbora parva isolate DD20220531a chromosome 8, ASM2467924v1, whole genome shotgun sequence.
ataataattaatatcagaggtaaataatacaataaatactTTACTAAACCAGAAATACCGTcagatttagttttaatttaacTGGTTTATAGCGGACATAGATCTGTTGTTTCTTCCTCTGGTCAGTGTTTCTGTGTCCGGTCTATTAGTCTGCATTTACACTACAACACTCAGTGCTCAGATCGATCATCACATCAGAGTTTATTGTCCCGTCCGTTGCTATGGTGATTACTGTGATTGACACTGACTCAGATCAATAGTTTTtccgcaaccgaagaagctCGAGTTCCAGGCGAATCTGGCCTAGGATGTTGTAGcctgtttttccgtggtgtttttcacaaacaagatttacatatgaaggaggaggcaatggtgtttgagactcactgtatgtgatgtccatgtactgaactcttgctatttaactatggcaaggttaattccatttttcattctagggcacctttaatgtttttggttgttttgttcatttattgtggatatttaaaatgatttctgctttcagtgttaaatagtctttagaaataaaagtttattgatatTTGAacaggtgtacctgcattattacgccattatcattattatggATGAAAATTCTcagaacaaaaatattttcgtttattgcaataatttcttggcaaATTTATCGTTCAGCAAAAtgtgttatcgtgacaggcctagataacatcaccgttttccccagagcgactgtacagacgaatcaaatgttgttgcaatattttcctgtttaacactgtgaagctgctttgaaacaatcgtcattgtaaaaacaCTATATTAATAAAGCTGACTATTAAAAATCTTTATATTAACTGGCTTTTCTATGAATGCAATACAGTGAATGAGAGCCGTCTGTGTCTCCAGTGGCTCACATTATTGGCAGTTTAGTGTCGAGTGATTCATTTACACCAAAACTAAAAGATAACGTGCCTTCATCTCTGGAAACATTATTTGTGTCTTACATTTCATAATGAACTCAGATAAGCTCAGTGCCGACTCGTTCCCCAGCAGGTCTTTTTCATGAATGTGAATGTGTgcaaaggattgtgggtgattgaGCTGAATTAAAGATGCGAAACGAAGGATCCTTCAAACTGAGACGGCCTTCAGAGGCGCTTGATGACGTGGCCGTCGAGATCTGCAGCCTTACTAGGACACAGCCTCCGTTTGAGAAACACCCGCAAATTATCAACAATATCCCAGAAATCAATCTGTGCCCCGTGATTTAAACACCTCTGATCTCTGTTTCTCTTTGTTCATAATGTTTTAGACTGTAAGGATTGAACTCAGTGTTACTTACTGAACATTTTCATCTCCAATTAAACTCTTCAGGTTAAACTCCTTCATCGTCTCCTCTGAggacaacaacacaaaaactaAAGCTGACCACTGAGATGAGGAGAGTTTCACAGCACGTAATCCTCCACGGCTCATATGAGGTTCAGCTTCGTTCACCAGTGAAAGATCACCCAGTTCATTCAGACAGTGAAACAGATTGATGTATTTATCTGGAGAGGGATTCTCACTGATCTTTTCTTTAATATAGTCGACTGTTTTCTCATTCTTGTGTGAGCTGTTTCCTGTCTGTGTCTTTAGTTCTTGTAAGAGACTCTGATTAGACTCCACTGACAGACCCAGAAGGAAACGAAGGAAAAGGTCCAGATGGCCATTTTTACTGTCTAAAGCCTCATCCACAGCTCTCTGATGGAGATCAGATAGTGAAGCTGTCGCTCCATTAGTTGGTTTGGTAATCTGGTCAAACACATTGATGTTCTTGTTTATAAAGGAGAGATGCACATATAGAGCCGCTAGATGTTCCTGAAGGCTCAGATGAACAAAGCAGAAGACTTTCCCCTGATACAAGCCCAACTCTTCTCTGAAGATCTGAGTGCACAATCCTGAGTACACTGATGCTTCTGTCACATCAATGCCACATTCTCTCAGGTCTTCCTCATAGAAGATCAGGTTTCCTTTCACAAGCTGCTGATACGCCAGTTTCCCCAGTTTGACAATCATGTCTTCATCTTTCACTCTCTTCTCATAGTCCTTCTCCTGTTTGATGTTGGTCTGAAGGATCAGGAAGTGTGTGTACATTTGAGTGAGAGTCTTGGGAATCTCTCTTCTCTCTGCTCTACTCATCATCTTCTCCAGAACAGTGGCTGAGATCCAGCAGAAAACTGGGATGTGACACATAATAAAGAGGCTCCTTGATGACTTCAGGTGTGAGATGATCCTGTCGGCCAGACTCTGATGACTGATTCTCTTCCTGAAGTATTCCTCCTTCTGTGGGTCACTGAAGCCTCGTACCTCTGTCACTCGATGGACACACTCAGAGGGGACGAGATCAGCTGCTGCGGGTCTGGAGGTGATCCAGATGAGAGCCGAGGGAAGCAGATTCCCCGCAATGAGGTTCGTCAGCAGCTCCTCCACTGAGGCTGATTCAGTCACATCACACAACCTCACATTGCTCTGAAAACCCAGAGACAGACGACACTCATCCAGACCATCAAAGATGAACAACACTTTATACTGATCACTGGATATTTCCATTTCTTTGGTTTCAGGGAAAAAGACATGAAGAAGATCTGAAAGACTGAGTGTTTTGTCCTTCATCAAGTTGAGCTCTCTGAAAGGAAGTGGAAATATGAGCTGGACGTCCTGATTCTGTTTCCCTTCAGCCCAGTCCAGGATGAACTTCTGCACAGAGACTGTTTTTCCAATGCCAGCGACTCCCTTTGTCAGCACAGTTCTGATGGGTTTGTCTTGTCCAGGTAAAGGTCTAAAGATGTCACTGCATTTGATTGCTGTGTCCTCTGTTTCTGCTCTCCTGGACTGTGTCTCAATCTGTCTCACCTCATGCTCATTATTGATCTCTCCACTTTCACTCTCTGTGATGTAGAGCTCTGTGTAGATCTCATTCAGGAGCGTTGGGTTTCCCTGCTTTGATATTccctcacacaaacactcaaacTTCTTCCTCAGATTTGATCTCAATGTGTCGAGGACTTCAGCAGGTTTAGAGTCACGGCTGTAAGATTAAAATACCACATTATTACACAAGTTAGAGAAGTAAAGAGCCATAGATCACAAAATTATGGGACACAGAACATCATACGGTTTCTGAAATGTTTCAATCATTAATCATGTGTTTGAGTGATGTGTGATGTCATTGCAGCTcctaaaattaaaccacaatAAAAGTCCCACATTTACCTGAAACCAGGACACATGCTTTCATTAAAGTCTTGTGGTTGAATCTCAGGCGTGaacacagttttgtttttaaccgGTCTGGATTGAAGATTTGCCCTTAAATCAGAATGAAGAGGGTAAAGAATCAGACACACTGATATTGATGTAATTGTGTCATTAACTGAGTAACAGACCAAAAGCTTTTACAGTGTGTGAATGTATTAACAATACAATACATAGAGCTTTACACAAGAGCACAATGATCATCATTAATAgactgaaacttacaggatctgAACTCATTACACAGCTGTATGTTAATAACATAATAACAACatcaaatcaaatattaagATCAAGATAAAATACTAGAAGCATAACTTTTATAGAGATGATATACCTGAGATCAGGCCGTTTGTCTCCACTCTTAAACTTCATTGGCTGCTCCATAGACCCGTCACTCTTCATagacacacagctggactcTGGGTTTGAGCTCTTCtgctggactgaactggaacagaGAACAGATTCAGTTTAATCCTTTAGATTACTGGGATCATTCTTTACGAGAGGAACCATATTCATATAAACGGATTCATCttccatcaaaaacacagtgTTGTAACACTTTTGCTGTAATGTCTGTAACTCAGTGGTGTTTCACTGTGTCACAAactttaattattttgagatataaCTTTACAAATGATAAgcatgataaaaaaaatgaaccaAAGCTGAATATTAGGAATTCaaaataaactaattaaaaaCAACTAGAGGTTGACCGATATATTGGGCATATTACATATTAATATAACATATTAGCCCAAATGTTAAaagttctgttttatttttcctgttttggCGTTGGAGAATTTCACTCTGTGAGTTGGGGTGGAGAAGGCAGCAGCTCTCACAAACACTGTAGTGTGATTGAGGGCTACGTTACTCGGCCCCGCTCACAGACAGCACCATGCTCGGAGACACAAAGCTGTCCTGGAGCAGGAAGCATGGTTTCATTCAGGTCCGGTTCtgcaaaacacactcaaacgcAAGCAAAAGCACCCTCAGCTGATACTCTAATAATATACTGGCAAATCAGATTAGGCAGATTTGTGTTCGCTCCCTGGAGAGCACCAAATGCATTATTTCCAACATGTTTTTGCAgtggtgagtaatgtagccaatcacagatatAGTTACTGCTCTCTTGAACGCGATCATAATCTCACCGCTCAAAACGGCAGAGTTTTTATTCAGTGCCGAGTTAATGCAGGCTTGTGAAACTCGAGGCTATACGGTCTATAAAATCCACTGAATAAAACTATTGATGTTCATGCAGCTAAGAGGACCGATGGACAACTGCATGCTGCAAAGTTTCAGAAGTGATATCTAAATATGAATGCTGGATTCACTCTGAATGAGACAGAAatattggagaaaaaaaaaggtttcgcctcagttgaggacattatattttagtgaatttCTCTGATAACATACACAGTTTTAAATCTGGGTATTCTCATGAAATATGAGATTCTTATGAAAATATTCCTTTTTATTACTCCCTTTATTACACATTGTTTTATGTTACATATTGtccccaaaaataaaataaaaccagcacgtgctgttgtttacagtcagtgactgacaggcttggaggattgGAGAGAAGTGAAGTGAGAAAAAGGAGTGATAGTGAAGAAAACTCAGCgctcacgaccagctcggaggacacagatatcgctGACAAGAAACTTcactcaacttcagtggtttggagatatttttggctatccgacataaaacagcgACGTGCACTGCTTATCCTAGGTTCACCACACggaatataa
Coding sequences within:
- the LOC137085369 gene encoding protein NLRC3-like, which encodes MKPCFLLQDSFVSPSMVLSVSGADSVQQKSSNPESSCVSMKSDGSMEQPMKFKSGDKRPDLRANLQSRPVKNKTVFTPEIQPQDFNESMCPGFSRDSKPAEVLDTLRSNLRKKFECLCEGISKQGNPTLLNEIYTELYITESESGEINNEHEVRQIETQSRRAETEDTAIKCSDIFRPLPGQDKPIRTVLTKGVAGIGKTVSVQKFILDWAEGKQNQDVQLIFPLPFRELNLMKDKTLSLSDLLHVFFPETKEMEISSDQYKVLFIFDGLDECRLSLGFQSNVRLCDVTESASVEELLTNLIAGNLLPSALIWITSRPAAADLVPSECVHRVTEVRGFSDPQKEEYFRKRISHQSLADRIISHLKSSRSLFIMCHIPVFCWISATVLEKMMSRAERREIPKTLTQMYTHFLILQTNIKQEKDYEKRVKDEDMIVKLGKLAYQQLVKGNLIFYEEDLRECGIDVTEASVYSGLCTQIFREELGLYQGKVFCFVHLSLQEHLAALYVHLSFINKNINVFDQITKPTNGATASLSDLHQRAVDEALDSKNGHLDLFLRFLLGLSVESNQSLLQELKTQTGNSSHKNEKTVDYIKEKISENPSPDKYINLFHCLNELGDLSLVNEAEPHMSRGGLRAVKLSSSQWSALVFVLLSSEETMKEFNLKSLIGDENVQ